One Bremerella sp. JC817 genomic window carries:
- a CDS encoding sulfite exporter TauE/SafE family protein, whose translation MEVISIALVILTASLVGSGHCVGMCGPFAILASRGESQGKWMSLVSLGGYHLGRLLTYVVLGTVAGAAGSLVDLGGDFLGWQRLAAWITGFVMIGYGFIALLRLSKVGSVHFGLPTYLGNLVQRLYRVSGRFQGMSRSVAIGGVTALLPCGWLYAFLLIALGTSQPLHGAGVMVVFWMGTVPLLSLFEIGVHWLTDHWKRWIPTATAVLLIVSGFFTISVRAHAVFDSIDQELAGQINTVEAVNKASQTPLPCCHSQSACD comes from the coding sequence ATGGAGGTGATCTCGATTGCTCTGGTGATTCTGACTGCCAGCCTGGTCGGCAGTGGGCACTGCGTTGGCATGTGTGGCCCATTCGCCATCCTGGCTAGTCGTGGCGAATCGCAGGGCAAATGGATGTCGCTGGTCTCGCTCGGTGGTTACCACCTGGGACGACTGCTCACGTATGTCGTGCTGGGAACGGTCGCCGGCGCGGCAGGTTCGCTGGTTGATCTGGGAGGCGACTTCCTGGGATGGCAGCGACTGGCGGCATGGATCACCGGATTTGTGATGATCGGCTACGGGTTCATCGCTTTGCTGCGACTGTCGAAAGTCGGGTCGGTTCACTTTGGTCTGCCCACTTACCTCGGAAATTTGGTGCAGCGGCTGTATCGTGTGAGTGGGCGTTTTCAGGGAATGTCGCGGTCGGTCGCCATTGGTGGCGTGACCGCTTTGCTGCCTTGTGGCTGGCTGTATGCGTTCCTGTTGATTGCCCTCGGAACCTCGCAACCGCTCCATGGAGCTGGCGTGATGGTGGTGTTTTGGATGGGAACCGTGCCGCTGCTCTCGTTGTTTGAAATTGGCGTGCACTGGCTGACCGATCACTGGAAGCGTTGGATTCCGACGGCAACGGCGGTGCTGCTTATTGTCAGCGGGTTTTTCACGATCTCGGTCCGGGCCCATGCGGTCTTCGATTCAATCGATCAGGAACTGGCCGGACAAATCAACACGGTCGAGGCTGTTAACAAGGCCAGCCAGACGCCTCTCCCGTGTTGTCATAGCCAGTCGGCGTGTGATTGA
- a CDS encoding FixH family protein, with product MSNIRSLEPTAEDSDEVWKEQWSHLVWVGMIVGLLVLQIVMSVTAAIIATNSHSNDIVPDYYQKALHYDELHATSVIKES from the coding sequence ATGTCAAATATTCGGTCCTTAGAACCGACCGCTGAGGATTCCGACGAAGTTTGGAAAGAACAGTGGTCGCACCTGGTGTGGGTGGGAATGATCGTTGGCCTGTTGGTGCTACAGATCGTGATGTCGGTGACGGCAGCGATCATCGCGACCAATTCGCACTCGAACGACATCGTGCCGGACTATTACCAAAAGGCGTTGCATTACGACGAGCTTCACGCGACGTCGGTAATCAAGGAGTCGTAG